The following coding sequences lie in one Jatrophihabitans sp. genomic window:
- a CDS encoding 4Fe-4S dicluster domain-containing protein — MPSLSGPLDDPAADAGWQDAQPRKGFFTDTSVCIGCKACEVACKEWNDVPDDGFNLLGSSYDNTGSLSASTWRHVAFIEQPAKPAGNTGNTVSLGMPSTVRPGEAMSPDSAVDFRWLMSSDVCKHCTHAGCLDVCPTGSLFRTEFGTVVVQEDICNGCGYCVPACPFGVIDRRIGEQGQKNVGIAQKCTLCYDRIGAGNTPACAQACPTESIQYGDLDELRERAAARLSTLREQGVDSARLYGQSPDDGVGGAGAFFLLLDEPEVYGLPPDPVVPTRDLAQMWRHAALAAASLLAGAAAAFLGGRG; from the coding sequence ATGCCCAGCCTGTCCGGACCGCTCGATGACCCCGCCGCCGACGCAGGCTGGCAGGACGCCCAGCCGCGCAAGGGTTTCTTCACCGACACCTCGGTGTGCATCGGCTGCAAGGCCTGCGAGGTCGCCTGCAAGGAATGGAACGACGTTCCCGACGATGGGTTCAACCTGCTGGGTTCCTCCTATGACAACACCGGCTCGCTGAGCGCCTCCACCTGGCGGCATGTGGCCTTCATCGAGCAGCCGGCCAAGCCGGCCGGCAACACCGGCAACACCGTCAGCCTCGGCATGCCGAGCACCGTGCGTCCGGGCGAGGCGATGAGCCCGGACTCGGCGGTCGACTTCCGGTGGCTGATGTCCTCGGACGTGTGCAAGCACTGCACCCACGCAGGCTGCCTGGACGTCTGCCCGACCGGTTCGCTGTTTCGCACCGAGTTCGGCACGGTGGTGGTGCAGGAGGACATCTGCAACGGCTGCGGTTATTGCGTGCCGGCCTGCCCGTTCGGGGTGATCGACCGCAGGATCGGCGAGCAGGGGCAGAAGAACGTCGGCATCGCGCAGAAGTGCACGCTCTGCTACGACCGGATCGGGGCCGGCAACACCCCGGCCTGCGCGCAGGCCTGCCCGACCGAGTCGATCCAGTACGGCGATCTGGACGAGTTGCGCGAGCGGGCCGCGGCCCGGCTGAGCACGTTGCGCGAGCAGGGCGTGGACTCGGCCCGGCTGTACGGCCAGAGCCCGGACGACGGGGTCGGCGGGGCCGGGGCGTTCTTCTTGCTGCTGGACGAGCCGGAGGTCTACGGGCTGCCGCCGGACCCGGTGGTGCCGACCCGGGACCTGGCGCAGATGTGGCGCCACGCCGCGCTGGCCGCGGCGTCACTGCTCGCGGGCGCGGCGGCGGCGTTCCTCGGCGGCCGCGGGTGA
- the fdh gene encoding formate dehydrogenase, translated as MSLRKTLLSWPVLRQISDSDPLGRGRAVQSQRTAQLTARTETADRMVKSVCPYCAVGCGQRVYVKDEKVIGIEGDPDSPVSRGRLCPKGSASEQLVNSPGRQTAMLYRRPGGLDWEPLDLETATDMIADRVIQSRARTWQDADSHGRPLRRTLGIASLGGATLDNEENYLIKKLFTALGAIQIENQARIUHSATVPSLGASFGRGGATSFLQDLQNSDCIVIQGSNMAECHPVGFQWVMAAKARGAKVIHIDPRFTRTSALADQHVPLRAGSDIVFLGAIVNYILSNEKYFHEYVLAYTNAATLLREDFADVDDLDGVFSGYDPETGMYDTSTWSYQGQGDSPAAGSRTEPDSRADDAGSGGSGQESETSQGERSGGHEMGGHGAKLEHAEVERDETLQHPRCVFQVLKRHYARYTPELVEQVCGVAPEDFLKVCQAVTDNSNRERTTAWVYSVGWTHHTVGVQYIRGAAIIQLLLGNMGRPGGGIMALRGHASIQGSTDIPTLYNLLPGYLPMPKAGEHDDLASYLDTIRSTEQKGFWAEAESYTVSLLKSYWGDAATADNEFAFHYLPKLTGDHGTYQTVMDMLEDKVEGYFLLGQNPAVGSAHGKMQRLGMAHLKWLVVRDLNMIESATFWKDGPEIETGELRTEDIQTEVFFFPAASHVEKDGTFTQTQRMLQWHHKAVAPPGDCRSELHFFFHLGRKIRQRLAGSTEQRDRPILDLTWDYPVDAEGDPSADAVLREINGVHLSGEKVGQPLKLFTEMKPDGSTSGGCWIYCGVYADGVNQAARRKPGQEQSWVAPEWGWAWPANRRTLYNRAAADPDGKPWSERKAYVWWDSEQQRWTGHDVPDFPADRPPSYRPEPGTAGVAGLAGDDAFIMQSDGKAWLYAPEGILDGPLPAHYEPAESPVRNPMYRQQANPTRQVFPRPDNLQNPSPPEPHADVFPYLFTTYRLTEHHTAGGMSRWLPYLSELQPEFFCEVSPQLARERGLAHLGWATIVTARTAIEARVLVTERVTPLLIDGKQFHQIGLPYHWGVGGSALVSGDSANDLFGVTLDPNVHIQETKVASCDIRPGRRPTGPALLRFVADYRRRAGITVETGNTKRTPVDPMESAPSAAGPLDATGPTPAPPQED; from the coding sequence GTGAGCCTGCGAAAGACCTTGCTGTCCTGGCCGGTTCTGCGTCAGATCAGCGACTCGGACCCGCTCGGGCGTGGTCGGGCGGTGCAGTCCCAGCGCACCGCCCAGCTGACCGCCCGCACCGAGACCGCCGACCGGATGGTCAAGAGCGTCTGCCCGTACTGCGCGGTGGGCTGCGGCCAGCGGGTTTACGTCAAGGACGAGAAGGTCATCGGCATCGAGGGCGATCCGGACTCGCCGGTCAGCCGGGGTCGGCTGTGCCCGAAGGGCTCGGCCAGCGAGCAACTGGTGAACTCGCCCGGCCGACAGACCGCGATGCTGTACCGGCGTCCGGGGGGCCTGGACTGGGAGCCGCTGGACCTGGAGACGGCCACGGACATGATCGCCGACCGGGTGATCCAGAGCCGGGCCCGCACCTGGCAGGACGCCGACTCCCACGGCCGGCCGCTGCGCCGCACGCTCGGGATCGCCTCGCTGGGCGGGGCGACCCTGGACAACGAAGAGAACTACCTGATCAAGAAGCTGTTCACCGCCCTGGGCGCGATCCAGATCGAGAACCAGGCCCGTATTTGACACAGCGCCACCGTCCCCAGTTTGGGGGCCTCGTTCGGACGTGGCGGCGCCACCTCCTTCCTGCAGGACCTGCAGAACTCTGACTGCATCGTCATCCAGGGCTCGAACATGGCCGAGTGCCACCCGGTCGGGTTCCAGTGGGTGATGGCGGCCAAGGCCCGTGGCGCCAAGGTGATCCACATCGACCCGCGGTTCACCCGCACCTCGGCGCTGGCCGACCAGCACGTGCCGCTGCGGGCCGGCAGCGACATCGTGTTCCTCGGCGCGATCGTCAACTACATCCTGTCGAACGAGAAGTACTTCCATGAGTACGTGCTGGCCTACACCAACGCCGCCACCCTGCTGCGCGAGGACTTCGCCGACGTCGACGACCTCGACGGCGTCTTCTCCGGCTACGACCCAGAGACCGGGATGTATGACACCTCGACCTGGTCCTATCAGGGTCAGGGCGACAGCCCGGCCGCGGGATCGCGCACCGAGCCGGACTCCCGAGCCGACGACGCCGGCAGCGGCGGCAGCGGTCAAGAGAGCGAGACCTCGCAGGGCGAGCGAAGCGGCGGCCACGAGATGGGCGGCCACGGCGCGAAGCTAGAGCACGCCGAGGTCGAGCGCGACGAGACGCTCCAGCATCCGCGGTGCGTGTTCCAGGTGCTCAAGCGGCACTACGCCCGTTACACCCCCGAGCTGGTCGAGCAGGTCTGCGGGGTCGCGCCCGAGGACTTCCTCAAGGTCTGCCAGGCGGTCACCGACAACAGCAACCGCGAGCGCACCACCGCCTGGGTGTACTCGGTGGGCTGGACCCATCACACGGTCGGCGTCCAGTACATCCGCGGCGCGGCGATCATCCAGCTGCTGCTGGGGAACATGGGCCGCCCGGGCGGTGGCATCATGGCGCTGCGCGGGCACGCCAGCATCCAGGGCTCGACTGACATCCCGACGCTGTACAACCTGCTGCCCGGCTACCTGCCGATGCCCAAGGCCGGCGAGCACGATGACCTGGCTTCCTACCTCGACACCATCCGCAGCACCGAGCAGAAGGGGTTCTGGGCCGAGGCCGAGTCCTACACGGTCAGCCTGCTCAAGTCCTACTGGGGAGACGCGGCGACTGCTGACAACGAGTTCGCCTTCCATTATCTGCCCAAACTGACCGGCGACCATGGCACCTACCAGACCGTGATGGACATGCTCGAGGACAAGGTCGAGGGCTATTTCTTGCTCGGCCAGAACCCGGCGGTCGGCTCGGCGCACGGCAAGATGCAGCGCCTGGGCATGGCGCACCTGAAGTGGCTGGTCGTGCGCGACCTCAACATGATCGAGTCGGCGACGTTCTGGAAGGACGGCCCCGAGATCGAGACCGGCGAGCTGCGGACCGAGGACATCCAGACCGAGGTGTTCTTCTTCCCGGCTGCCTCGCACGTGGAGAAGGACGGCACCTTCACCCAGACACAGCGGATGCTGCAGTGGCACCACAAGGCCGTCGCGCCGCCCGGAGACTGCCGCAGCGAGCTGCACTTCTTCTTCCACCTCGGCCGCAAGATCCGCCAGCGGCTGGCCGGCTCGACCGAGCAGCGGGACCGCCCGATCCTCGACCTGACCTGGGACTACCCGGTCGACGCCGAGGGCGACCCGTCGGCCGACGCGGTGCTGCGTGAGATCAACGGAGTTCACCTCAGCGGTGAGAAGGTCGGCCAGCCGCTGAAGCTGTTCACCGAGATGAAGCCGGACGGCTCCACCTCGGGCGGCTGCTGGATCTATTGCGGGGTCTACGCCGACGGCGTCAACCAGGCCGCCCGCCGCAAGCCGGGCCAGGAGCAGTCCTGGGTGGCGCCGGAATGGGGCTGGGCGTGGCCGGCCAACCGGCGCACCCTGTACAACCGGGCAGCCGCTGACCCCGACGGCAAGCCGTGGAGCGAGCGCAAGGCCTACGTCTGGTGGGATTCGGAGCAGCAGCGCTGGACCGGCCACGACGTGCCGGACTTTCCCGCCGACCGGCCGCCGTCCTACCGTCCCGAGCCCGGCACTGCCGGCGTCGCGGGGCTGGCCGGTGACGACGCCTTCATCATGCAGTCCGACGGCAAAGCCTGGTTGTACGCGCCGGAGGGCATCCTGGACGGCCCGCTGCCGGCCCATTACGAGCCCGCCGAGTCGCCGGTGCGCAACCCGATGTACCGGCAGCAGGCCAATCCGACCCGGCAGGTCTTCCCTCGTCCGGACAACCTGCAGAACCCCTCGCCGCCTGAGCCGCACGCCGACGTTTTCCCTTATCTGTTCACCACATACCGGCTCACCGAGCATCACACCGCCGGTGGCATGAGCCGGTGGCTGCCCTACCTTTCCGAGCTGCAGCCGGAGTTCTTCTGCGAGGTGTCGCCGCAGTTGGCGCGCGAGCGCGGGCTGGCCCACCTTGGCTGGGCCACCATCGTCACCGCCCGCACCGCCATCGAGGCCCGGGTGCTGGTCACCGAACGGGTGACGCCGCTGCTGATCGACGGCAAGCAGTTCCACCAGATCGGCCTGCCCTACCATTGGGGGGTGGGCGGTTCGGCGCTGGTCAGCGGCGACTCGGCCAACGACCTGTTCGGGGTGACGCTGGACCCGAACGTGCACATCCAGGAGACCAAGGTCGCCAGCTGCGACATCCGGCCCGGCCGGCGGCCGACCGGGCCGGCGCTGCTGCGCTTCGTCGCCGACTACCGCCGTCGGGCCGGTATCACCGTCGAGACCGGCAACACCAAGCGGACACCGGTCGATCCGATGGAGTCCGCTCCGTCAGCGGCGGGCCCGCTCGACGCGACCGGACCGACGCCAGCCCCACCGCAGGAGGACTGA
- a CDS encoding TIGR03557 family F420-dependent LLM class oxidoreductase, which produces MTRFGYTLMTEQSGPKELVRYAVAAERAGFDFEVSSDHYFPWLESMGHAPYAWSVLGAVAHATERVDLMTYVTCPTMRYHPAVVAQKAATLGLLSDNRFTLGLGSGENLNEHVVGEGWPVAAVRQDMLAEAIQIIRALHTGELTTWVGEYFRVDSAKVWDCPDAGVPLAIAVSGVRSIAEFAPLADHMVGIEPDPELIRGWDQTRGDEGLPDSRKIGQIPICWGPDKDAAIARAHELFRWSVGGWAVNADLPTPAGFEGASQFVRPEDVAASIACGPDLDELAESARPFWEAGYTDIALVQVGDENQQEFLDKVAEPLLDKLRTASGS; this is translated from the coding sequence ATGACACGTTTCGGCTACACCCTGATGACGGAGCAGAGCGGTCCCAAGGAACTGGTGCGCTACGCGGTCGCCGCCGAGCGGGCGGGGTTCGACTTCGAGGTCTCCAGCGACCACTACTTTCCCTGGCTGGAGTCGATGGGCCACGCGCCCTACGCCTGGTCGGTGCTCGGCGCGGTGGCCCACGCCACCGAGCGGGTCGACCTGATGACCTACGTGACCTGCCCGACGATGCGTTACCACCCCGCGGTGGTCGCGCAGAAGGCCGCCACCCTCGGGCTGCTGTCGGACAACCGGTTCACCCTCGGACTCGGGTCGGGGGAGAACCTCAACGAGCACGTGGTCGGCGAGGGCTGGCCGGTCGCGGCGGTCCGGCAGGACATGCTGGCCGAGGCCATCCAGATCATCCGGGCCCTGCACACCGGCGAGCTGACCACCTGGGTCGGGGAGTATTTCCGAGTGGACTCGGCCAAGGTCTGGGACTGCCCCGACGCCGGGGTGCCACTGGCCATCGCGGTGTCGGGAGTCCGCTCGATCGCGGAGTTCGCGCCGCTGGCCGACCACATGGTCGGTATCGAACCCGACCCGGAGCTGATCCGGGGCTGGGATCAGACCCGCGGCGATGAGGGACTGCCGGACAGCCGCAAGATCGGTCAGATTCCGATCTGCTGGGGGCCGGACAAGGACGCCGCGATCGCCCGGGCGCATGAGTTGTTCCGGTGGTCCGTCGGCGGCTGGGCGGTCAATGCCGACCTGCCGACCCCGGCCGGCTTCGAGGGCGCCAGCCAGTTCGTCCGGCCTGAGGACGTGGCCGCCTCGATCGCCTGCGGACCGGACCTCGACGAGCTCGCCGAGTCGGCGCGGCCGTTCTGGGAGGCCGGCTACACCGACATCGCCCTGGTGCAGGTGGGGGATGAGAACCAGCAGGAGTTCCTGGACAAGGTCGCCGAGCCGCTGCTGGACAAGCTGCGAACCGCGTCCGGCTCCTGA
- a CDS encoding type II toxin-antitoxin system prevent-host-death family antitoxin — protein sequence MDVGIKELRDSLSRHLADVRAGGTVTITDHGRAIARIVPVDRPSRLEQLIAEGRVTKAAGRKRPSPEPLPATGAVSDLVTEQRR from the coding sequence ATGGATGTCGGAATCAAGGAACTGCGTGACAGCCTGAGCCGGCACCTTGCCGACGTCCGGGCCGGTGGCACGGTGACGATCACCGACCACGGCCGCGCCATCGCCCGAATCGTTCCCGTCGATCGACCGAGCCGGCTGGAGCAGCTGATCGCCGAAGGGCGGGTGACCAAGGCCGCCGGCCGAAAGCGCCCTTCTCCCGAACCGCTTCCAGCCACCGGCGCCGTCAGCGACCTGGTGACCGAGCAGCGACGGTGA
- a CDS encoding type II toxin-antitoxin system VapC family toxin, giving the protein MIGYLDTSALVPLLITEPSSASCRRFFDDADTVVSSRLAYVETAAALAQARRLDRITTATHQAALRSLEDLWAQFDIVEADEALIGDAAELAHRHDLRGHDAVHCASARQLDDADLVAAAGDRQLLHAWSALGLATYDTTQR; this is encoded by the coding sequence GTGATCGGCTACCTCGACACGTCCGCCCTCGTTCCGCTACTCATCACCGAACCGAGCAGCGCCTCCTGCCGCAGGTTCTTCGACGACGCGGACACCGTGGTTTCCAGCCGCCTCGCCTACGTCGAGACAGCCGCGGCTCTGGCACAGGCCCGGCGGCTTGACCGCATCACGACGGCAACCCACCAAGCGGCCCTGCGGTCCTTGGAGGATCTGTGGGCCCAATTCGACATCGTCGAGGCCGACGAGGCCCTCATTGGTGATGCGGCTGAGCTCGCTCACCGACACGACCTCCGCGGCCACGACGCGGTCCACTGCGCGTCGGCCCGCCAACTTGACGACGCCGACCTTGTCGCCGCAGCAGGCGACCGGCAGCTTCTGCATGCTTGGTCGGCTCTCGGCCTCGCCACTTACGACACCACTCAGCGCTGA